The following nucleotide sequence is from Dunckerocampus dactyliophorus isolate RoL2022-P2 chromosome 7, RoL_Ddac_1.1, whole genome shotgun sequence.
GGTATTCCAGATGTCAAGTGGTAACAGTCAGTGTCATCAGCATCTGGCATTCCAAACAGACCTGTCACCAGAAGAAGGCGCAGCAGGATCATATGCAGACTAAGCGTGGTGGGGATGAGCAGGCCCAGCAGCAGGGACAAGTTCCCCACATGGAAGAGAAGATGGTGGGTCTGCTCCCACTCTTGGCAAGTGGTGGTGTTGGGCCCCATTGATGGGAATCCCGGGCTGACTGAGTGAAAGGGGGGCAGGGTGGTGAAAAGGAGGGGGGTCGAGGACATCCTGCAGCAGGGTCACTTTGGAGAGGAGGGCAAAGATTACCAGCATGTCAGTAGAAGATGAATTGCTCAGGGCTGAAAAATGGAGCATCATTATCACAGTGGATGTCTATGCCAATAACATTTAGAAGGCAGATGTTTGGTGAGTTAAGAATAGGCAATAAACAACTGTTTAAATCCAACAAATTATTTCCTTCTTTAACCTCAAAACCTCCAGTCCCTTGTACTGGgtgggggcagctgggctctgTCTGTGTTGCTGTGGTAACAGCTAAGCGATGCTTGTATCATAAACACTTGCTATACATCTAGGTGACCAGAAGAACACCAGCTAAAAGCCCAACCAAAACCAAGGAGACAATTCAAGCCACAGACACTTAAAGAGGCAAATGTCAAAATTAAGTAAACACTTCAAGACTAGTATATGGCATTACCCACTTCACTGTTGGACCATTTTACTTGAAGAAGACATAtccaaaataatgtttttctcTGCCTCTACAAGGTCTACATGGACGATCTTGGTATCAAAGTAAATAGGAGACTTCGATGCTGACTGCCAAAATGAAAAGGTAGATATCTATGCTATTGGTTAAGTGTAACTGCTGCTTGTTGAGTGAGTTTTAGTGGCAGAGGAATGATACTTTTATCGTATGAAGGGCTAAGTGTTAGCTTTCAAACTAGGCCAAGTTTGTCACATTagtcttatgttttttttaattattcatgACATATGCTGGTCTCGgactgcttgcttgttttcaACATTCGCCCGATTTAAggcttgtggtttgaattgtcttccCTTTTCCGAAAATCGCTTATGCTGACATTCTTCTAGTTACATGGACAGGACATGTGTTTGATACTGACCAATTACCCGAGAAATTAATAGCAAAAGACTAATGCGACAAATttggtatatattttttctagtCTACCAGTAAAGCTAATTGGACGGGCAACTTCATTCACACTCATGGGGCACAAACTAAAACCTAAAAATCAAAATTGGTGCTTTTAAAACAAACTTCCAAAAGCTATTTCAGGAAAATAGAACTCATTTGTTTTTGCAGGAGATTTTGTCCTGCTCTTTTTCAGAAAATTGAAATTGAATATAtaacaaaaatgttgcaaacTTTCACTTTTGAATGGATTTATTAACCAAGCATAAACAGTAAATTACATTAtggctaacttttttttgtcatatttattttaatatacatTATTTCAAATGTACTTACAGTACACGTACTGTATGTTCCTTTAGTGCATTTGCATGGTGCATTATTCTGTCAGACAATAACTCACTATTTTGACGGACATTTCTATATAAACTCTAACCAAAATCAAATATTGCATTTTGTAAATTTCTCCCAACAGAAAACACTCCCCAAGATAAACAATAGACTAAACGATTTCGTCTAtgtgtgatgcagtgcaggcGGGTGCTGACAAAAATAGATGCACACATGCTCACTCTCAGTTGAGGGATTTCTCACACCTACAACTTTCCGATTTAACACCAAGAACAAAAGGCATTGTAACTTACCGATTCAGCGACAGCCAATGGAATAAGTGAGCGAGCACCAAAGATAGAGGAACGGCTTCCTTGAAAGAGTGAGAACAGTCAGCTACTGGCGGAACAGCCTGGACCCTCAGCCAGACAGAGGGCTGCACAATGTGCGTCGCACATTCCACGGGCTTGACAAGCACTGACTAAAATGGACTGGGATTGAGAAGTAGCACGTTTGCAGTGACTGCGGCCTCCAGCGGGGGGAGCAAGAACACACTTCCAAGTTAtctttttgtttcttcagtttcagtTCTcctgcagttgaaaaatgtgttgACTTTTTCAACAAGGAAAATATACATCATGCCCTCAACATAATAAAGACATACACTGGGGTTTGTGTTTAATTTTTCGTTATTTGCAGCATATTTATTTTGCATACATGTGTTCATGATCTTGCAGTATTTATGTGATTTAAGAGCATTTTTAATGTGCATTTCCCCTTGATTTTGTCTTATGGTGTTTTTGGATCATTGCTGTGTTTGGacgttaaataaaaaataatgattaaTAAATAGTAAAACTCAGTTTATTGTATACCAACAcatgttatgtatttattcagCAATTACATTTCAGATTTTCTTAacttaaattgtaatattttcacaTGAAATATAAAACACTGCATAGAAGAACACAATATTATCCACTGATTGCTATTATGCTTGTACAAATCTACGTtatattatcatttatatgATGAAGAgttacacaaaacacacacagcgtCATGTGATTACATtactaaaacacaaaatatgaccatatttaCAGGTTCCATGCCCGAACAAGTAGATAAATTAAATTATGTTTACCAACACATTTAAATGCGTATAACCAACAATACAGGTAAAACCAAATGCAACAATTAATAACACTTTTGGAACGTTAAATGTTATTCAGTGTTTGTGTCTGCCAAGTTTAGAAGTCTTGCTGACATTTCAAttcttttgtcatattttgttaACAAACATTAAGTTCACTGTTAAATGTGTGACCGACTTATTGGCGTTACACACCGCTTTCCAAGGTCAAGTTTGAGCAATTTTCAAGATCACCTTTCAAGTTAGTCGGGatgaattaaatatttaaacaagTGTActgtgcatatgtttttttctcaatcccacaaacaaatcaaacatgATCTCCTTAGTGAAGACAATCAtgatatgaaaaatatatagaaatagTGTTGTGGCAGAGGCATCATCAATGAAAGGAAACCTGTTTGTCTATCTTGCTCTCCCAGCTAAATTATACATATCATTTCTCTCCCCATATTACTCTCTCCGCATATAAAGGGCTAACTTGTGACAGTTTCAAGACTTTTAAGCCTGAAACATAATTCTCATGATAAAATAGAGCTGTAAAATCATTTTGATGGTGCACTggctttaaatattttgaatgaTTCATTTTATGTTTCTGTCAGTTGTAACTCCcgtacttatttattattataaaatgtttgtcaaactttactcttacaattattgttttattactgAACAAGCTACCTACAAAATCCACTGACTTTACTATTTCACACTCTTTcgaccagtggttctcagctggtttggctgcgggaccaaCCATCACCCTTCAATAACAAGCAGCGACCCAAAttactgaactttttttttacgtaaacGTCACAAATAtcttatttaaaacatttgatttatttattttaatttgaaatgtaaaaaggcTGTTGCAGTACTTGCAACTTGTagtctgcagaatatgattttctttttgggggcatttttgttctgtctttctcagttgtctttatcagccgatgtttacattgtacattttcagtggtacaggagcgATCGGAGTAGCAGATAccggcacacaagcctagagcgccctctcatggctgccagtgtgaaaaaaaaattagaaatcgctccggagtataactCTGGTATAACGGAGTATTGTTTGCATTGTGGGCAGGATTTCCCCAcgcaacacaacgtgagctttTGTTTTATGCAGCACTCTTCTCCAGCACATATCCGGCTatctagctgtgtgtcggacagaTGGCGCATTAAGTCCACATTCGGTGTCTTTCCCCTCCCGCTGAAGCTTgaccaagtcgcccataaacatggcacacacacacccccgtGGAGGCatagcaagcgaatagcacaaGATGCAAAATGCGTTCACGGGCATTGGgtctttacacattttttttttttaaaagacaccATGACCTTCTccgtgacccaccagttgagataACGGCAACCtggtacatgttaaacacaggaagtgaacaactaTCAGTACCTGCTGAGCCACGAagaaagggtaggattaaatgagctctgctttttcctgctcctttttgtaCATGTTGACTTGCGAAAGTGTAAAcgtgatgtacttcaatgtaacaCAGTTGAAATAgactaaaccattaccatccTGCAGGTTACAATAGTGATTATCGGCCGATACTCGACATTTTGACACATATCGGaatcagccttttttttttaatctgacgGCCGATAAGAGATCAATTTAAAACTGGGTTATTTTGGCTCAGATGCGAACCTCTCTGTCTGCAATTCTGTCTCCAACATTGTCTCACCCACAGCACCATCTGATTGGTTACATGCAGAGTCTTGTCCCGGGTAACAGCCAATGAGCAGGGCAACCCTTGCATGCATGCAGAAGCGGTGGAGAGGAGAAAATCTTTTAAGCAGCTCACTAGCGCCGATATGTTTGTATCCCAGCACTCAACACTGCAAACTTCCTCGACGCAATCATCGTTGGAATGCACCGATGCACCAATGACCATTTTGATGGCACCTTATTTTGTACAGCTCTTCGTAACTTTTTCGTCTTTCGACCAATTAAAAAGATGAACACCGTGAGCCGTGCCATTACTGGTACTCCTGCAACACAAAGTCTTGGCATTTTCTCCAAACTTCCAAAAAATGTGCTCACTCTCGTTAGGTTTAGAGGCgattacacagaaaacaatatgTCGACAGGCGTCCTTGCAGGAAGCCTTGCTGCTTTGGCGTCACAGCTTGAGGGGCTACAGAGAATAGGGTCTTTAAAGtttattattttgaaaactAATTGACTAATCTAcgacatttatatgtattttatgtaacaaATATGTGCTATTTCCCCACTTGATGTGTGTTTAAGAATTTAAGATGACCTTTAAGGCAGCAGACTTCTTAAAACTGTAATAAACGTCCCAGTCATCTACACGCCACAACTTCTGGCAACGTTGCTGTGAATGAATGTCGGCTCAAATATCGGCCCACCTCTAGTTTTGACCAATATATTCCAGACACCTACATTATATGCAGCTTGCATGTCCCTATGTGCAGTGTTTAGAAAAACATTACTGCAATGAAACTGCTAAAAATCCTCATCGCAGTCTGAAAATGTGAAGGTGTGTCAGGCCTGCAGCAGTATTTGTGTGGCCAAGCAATCATTCCTGCACTGGGACTTTTGAGGGGGCATCTGTCGTTTCTAATTCAGTCCGTGGCATGTGACAGTAACTCGGTAAGCGGAGATCATAGCGGTGTCCGGAGCAGTCGAATGCCTTGTCGTTAAGGGAGTAGAGCTTCTCTGCAATATCATTCCGCACAACCAGGGCAAAGATCCTGGCTATGTAGCGGTGTTTGGCAAAAAGAAGATAGagtttcttcctcctccatgACACATATGTACACGGGTTATCAGCAGACAGGGTGACCTAAAGAGAGgaaagcacaaaataaatagATGTGATCATAACATGTGTTAGAAGGATTTAGCAAATCTTGTGTCTGTTGTAATgtcttggggggaaaaaaaagcttcaaagtttgaaaacaaatatttcattatatttctatatgaacctaaaaaaaaataggaaaaagtAAGCAGTTCAAACTTGAGAAGATATTCAGTAAGTATGTGAGTGAGTTGATGACTTGAGTTGatgcaacatctttttttttcacaagtgTAGCGATATGAGGTGACCTGGAATACACCCTCCTCTGATGGCCTGAGTGAGTCCCATTCTGGTGAATCCAAAAACTGCAAGGGATAGATGTAGTGCAGAAACTCATCCTGAACTGTCACTCGGATTCtgtaggacaaaaaaaaaagagcgctgagaaaaatgacattcatcTCAGATCCGCATGTGGCTCTTCCGTCTTATTGCTGTGGCTCCCTTCAACgagctcagatttttttttaacactggagTGGGGAAAGTCCACATCTttgaaaagagtttgaaatatctgACTAAGTCTCTAAGACCAtgaatgcatcctggctgagttctgactTTATGTTCTGATTTTATGAGTGTGAGGAAGGGATGGGGAGCTGGTGGGTGCCTGCCTGCGTTTGGTGGGACATGTAAGTCCCTATGATTTtaggaattggccaataaaaactaaatctcctgttaaatgcggaatcacGAGGAAATGGGCATAATTGAGAGTTAAGTCGAGCAGCATTTGCCGGCGCGGTTAAAAATGTCAAGTCACTGTGTAACAATGAAGGCGTGAGATTTATCTGTTACACATGCACAATGCACTTCTGTTCGTTGTATTCTGCCGTTGCAACaggaaacatttgaaaaagattAAAACAATCAAACGTTTTTAGGCTGTGTTATGTTTTGCgactccagactattttttttgtgaaaaggttGGCAAATTGGCTTTCTCTcataaaggttgccgaccctaGGACAAAGTGGTCACTGATGATGGAGTGGTTTATTGCACTGACTTCCGTGCAGGCAGTGTGGGTTCCCACTGAGGACATGCTCACACTTTGTTTGGTCACGTTTACTTCAGTTAGAATAAACTATTGTGCGTTTGCTCTTCTAgagtttggtcaagtgtgaacgctaTCATAAAAATTCTGGTGTGCACCAAactttgacttttaaaaacaagaTTGTTTGATTAAATGAATTAAACTTGGATTTACTAGTTAGTGCACTGTTTGTATCGCAGTATACTAtcccctgaaaatgagtcaacacatcCATCATCGTCTAAATGGCAACAAAATGAGTACCAAGATCATTTGTGCCTCGCCTACAGTCAGGCACAGTGGTGGTAGCGTTATGGTcgtggggctgcatgagtgctactGGCACTTGAGCAATGTGGTTCATGGGGGAAACTTgaactgtgacattctgaagcagttTCCCTCcagaaactgggccgcatggcagttttccaacatgacaatGACCCCAAACATACCttcaaaatgactgccttgcCAAGGAAGCTGAATATGAAGGTGATGGAGaagccaagtatgtctcctccagacctgagCACCTCTGAGGCATCCTCAAAAGGAATGTGGGGAGCggaaggtgtctaacatccaccagcatTTGATGTCATAATGTAGGAATGGAAGAGGACTTCactaacaacctgtgcagctctggtgacttccatgcccaagaggattaaggccgTGCTAGATACAGTATAAATTGCGATTACACAACATATTGACACCTTGAGGACAATGAACATGTTCACTGCGAGGTGTACTCATTGTGTTGCCAGCCATTTAGACACAGGACAGGGATAAGTGTTCGTTAGTGAGCATGACTGACTACAGCTGACTAATGATTTGTTTGATGACACATTGGATCAACCAATACTCAAAACAATGGGAAAGACAAAGGGGGTAAACTGCAAAGctagtttagtgggttagcaagGAGTGTAAAGCCGGGCTTGCCTGTACAATGAAGGTGGCTCTGTCGCCATAAGCTgctatatcaccatggtaacgtgggctaaactcataacctggtcacAAGCAGGTTATGTTAGGAGTTTCAGTTTAAAACCGGCTATGAAAGCGCCgctgtttcattgtgtttctcattcagaaatagaatcaccatttattgagaaccctgTGGATGTGCGAGCAAGAATAATTCGGGCAGCACTACGATGGGATTTTCTATAAAAAGACATCGATTTTCAGCCAAGGGACTACGCTCCCTTTGCTCACTTTTGGAGCCGAGCATCAGGACTAAAAAGCAATGTGAAATATTAACTCagccaatgttagcagacgtatacgtccttgcgtgagtactcagcccgttagtcttcttacgttacaatatttgctggaggaataagaactctgaggcatcaatgaactgcaacaaaacacttctttattctaacaaaaaggaaaaaatggtCACAAAGCAAAACGTCGccacaaaacatgtcaacactGCCCCTGGtggtattagtattagtagcaTTTTATAATTCAGAGcagtaaaacatgaaaacaatataaacatattTCAAAGACAGATAGCtcaattttattcattttttaaatggataagtgctAATATGTCAAAGTGGCGCAATTTTaacttttacatttacatgctcagcattattctgccagcggtcctccctcgctctattggccgtgacagtgttgcttttggaaGGGACCATCTTTTGAGCTCCTCATAAAGCTCCAGAACAATTACTTGCTCATCCTGTGTAAAATACACCAGCTGGGATGGCTTGGTTTTTGAGCGGAaaaagaataatatgacgtcaaacgccccatTTTATGAGAACGTGTACTTTGCACAAAACCGAGAACCGGACCTGACAAAGTAAGGTGCTAACCACCGTTGCAGTACCGTTTAACTTTGTTTGGggaacttttttgttttgttgagctgcatcttgagcacaaagcctgggtttgttgagccactttcgcagtaACTACTGCTGAAACTACTGCTTTATATCTGTGAAATGCCACTGTCAAGGAGTGATTGCAATGACATGTTAATCAATACAACCAAAACTAAACTATTACAAGTGCCATTTTACCGTAATTAAATTGAAAGTGTGCTCACAAATATCACTTCAGCTACTATATATTAAATACAaactatatatattatacattatatatatatatgtatatataactactatatattaaatgtacaaaCATGCTCCACCATCACATCATCGATGTAGTCACCTGCCAGACAGGAGCAATGACAGCTTGTCAATGGCCGTCTTCCCCTCGATGGCGAAACAGTGGTCCTTCTCTATGGTGTGGATGTCTCCGTCACAGCAAGCGACAATTTTCCCAAATTGTGAAAGTGAGACCCCAAGCTTTTTAAACAGGCAGTTGTAAAGCTCCTGGAAGTCCCTTTTAAAAGACACTCTCTGGAGTCTGTAAGCAGCAAGGAGAACCTGCCCCAAGCACACCGCGAAGAGCGCGAAACACCACAGGAACGCGTCAGTGGTGCAGGGGTCCGTCCAAGCCCAGAGAGTGGCACAGAAGAAGCCCAGAGTCAGGAAAGTGAACAAATAAAGCTGTCCATAAAATCCGCTACCACCCATGAAGCcgagaaagagaaagatgtggGCGAGGTGATACACGGAACCCTCGGAGCCTTCTTTCCATTTGTCACATACAGGATATGTGCTCTCAACGAGCTTCACAGTGAAGTTCATACTTTCGAAGTCTGGAGGCTCCATATTTTTAGAAATGATAATTACTACGAGCACATTCCACCTGTAGTCAAGACAGGTCCAGCCCGAGTAGTACAGTTTAACAGATAGAGAAACCCACGCAGTCGAGACACCTGACCGTGCTAACTGCCCGAAGTTTAGACACGGTCAGACCGGAAATACGTAGGTTaaagttgtaaaaataaaagtacagttaTGAGAGTCTCACTGTTGACACAGTATTTACACGTGCATCTCAAATTTGAATACCATTGAAAAGTTCATTCATGTTaagtaaatattattatttcagtAGTTAAATTCAAAAACTGAAAGAAGAagaatgactttattgtcattgtaacaGATACAACAaaattttattgtaaaaaagtatttgaaaatataaaagtacggtatatcaaataataataataaaaactcacTCACTAAAAAGTAATTCGGACTCCAGTAAGGTGCAGTATAAGAAATGTGAAATTCATTGCATGTTAGGTTTTGGCAATTTGGCAGTGTTCAGTGCAATTACAGCATTGGCAAGAAAACTGTTTGACTGCGACGCACCATGGGGACAGGTCTTAACAGTTCTGGATGCCGTCAGAGCACTTTTCCTAAATGCTAGTAACAGGAGCAGAGAGATGTGGTCCAACTGGCCCAGTGTGCAGATGGTTGGCAGGCTGCGGAATGCGAGCGTTTTGGCCAAggggagaagaatgcagatttgccCTGTACAGAACatgatttatggagtattttattaaaagaaacttattatagtgccccactgggatccaatgtcattttaaaagtcccTGAAAAAAGCAGAATAGTACCACATTCAGGATAGAGGGGGTCATAGTTAAATTGTATATTCTATTCAAAATTCATGCCATTTTTGTTCATTCAAAGAAGTTGATTCAAATAGTGTTTACAAATGCATTATCGTTAAACTGGAGTCAAATTTCTTTCCAAAGTTGCTGAGCTAAGTTATGGAATTTTCTGCTACTTTGTGAGACAAACAAGGAAAAACAAGGAATAACTGAATTGCGTATTACAAAACGATTACCAGCAAGAAGTGGCAAGTAAGTACTTTATCATTCTGAGTGATGTGTGAGGACTACAATTGCAGCGTTCCTCCACTGCAGTTGATCAAGGTGACTTTGGCCATTGAAATGGGAGTCAGTGGAGGAGAAATATCTAGAGCAACATCGAAGGACAGAGAACCCCTTTGGCGCATGTCATATTCTCTCAGCAGATGGTATGACGCTCGCGCAGGAAAACTCTCACTGGGTCTGACCCCCTTTTTCAGACGTGGGGTTAATGACAGTGTAGCGCAAAAGAAGTTTAGGGCATCGCATTTCAGATTTGGGGTTATGTATACCAACGTTAACGGAACATATCAGAATTCTTGAGGGTTGTGTATGTTTATcaggtgtgtgtgcacacgtttGACAGGATGCATGAAGCTGAGGGATTTATCTCCCCAGATATCACCAGACACCTAAAACCAACTATTTAtagcacatctccactctggTCACTCTGGATGCATGTAAAGTGCCGTTAACAAAGTAGTGTTACCCTCATTGGTCACAATATGGGGTAGAATACAAGAGATGTATGAAGATTGTGACAATATACCAAATTATTATGCTTTGGATTTACACTGCTATTTGTAAACAGTACACGATTATGGGGATTGTAGTTTCCAGGTCATTTGAATGTACACTGTTGAATGTACTGCAGATAAAAttgaaaatattatattatagatATCAATAGATTCAATTATTACCTCTGTAAAGGCAGTATTTTACAACAGACCCCTTATTGAATTACTGCAGTGTGCAGGTaaacctaatgaagtgtctgctGTGCAGCTCCTGTTCAGTAAGCAGGTTTTGGATGAAATGCCAATATCACTATATGTCAGCCCATGCCTTCTGTCACACACAATTGTCCTCACAGCACAATCCAAATACAAACATCCGTCTTTATTTTCTGCAAGTTCTGGAACTATCCTCCACAGCTCTTTTTTAAAGCCATCTCCAAACATTAGCTTTTTTGGCAGGATTGCAATGCCAGCAGACTTCCTTCTCACAGATGCCAGCTGTCAGTGACACTTCAGCCATAAATTACACCTTTCGTTTAATCAGAGCCTAGCGTGATAACATAGCTTagctgatttgttttttctaaTGGCGACTCTCACTTTGAGGTGCTCCaattcatttgccaaagccagACGATCCCCTCTATTCCAGTCAATGATAAGTGAGTAACTTTGCAGTAATGGCTTGGAAACAGCCCGGAggttctgggttcaaatctcagcTTGGACctgttttcatgttctccctgtactccattttcctcccacagtccataaaccatgcatgttaggttaagtgtgaatgtttgtctatatagtATGTGCCCTGGAACTGACTAGCAATCAGTCCAGGTGTCCTACATCTCttgtccaagtcagctgggataaaaCCCAGTTCAcccatgaccctgaacagggTAAGTGATAGtaaatgaaagaatgaatgaacTCTATCTTTCGGAATCAAGAACAACTTTGAAAAGAAAATACTTTCCCACTCTAATTTTCCT
It contains:
- the popdc3 gene encoding popeye domain-containing protein 3, translated to MEPPDFESMNFTVKLVESTYPVCDKWKEGSEGSVYHLAHIFLFLGFMGGSGFYGQLYLFTFLTLGFFCATLWAWTDPCTTDAFLWCFALFAVCLGQVLLAAYRLQRVSFKRDFQELYNCLFKKLGVSLSQFGKIVACCDGDIHTIEKDHCFAIEGKTAIDKLSLLLSGRIRVTVQDEFLHYIYPLQFLDSPEWDSLRPSEEGVFQVTLSADNPCTYVSWRRKKLYLLFAKHRYIARIFALVVRNDIAEKLYSLNDKAFDCSGHRYDLRLPSYCHMPRTELETTDAPSKVPVQE